From a single Lewinella sp. LCG006 genomic region:
- a CDS encoding N-6 DNA methylase has translation MTPTKLTLSQLEQYLAKAAWILKGPVDASDFKVYIFPLLFFKRISDVYDEEYQLALEESEGDEEYATLPELHRFEIPEGCHWKDVREQTTNVGMAIQNALRGIEQGNQEKLYGIFGDAQWSNKNKLSDRLLVDLVEHFSQHNLANSNVDTDILGQAYEYLIKHFADLTNKKAGEFYTPRSVVHLLGLILDPHEGESIYDPACGTGGMLLECVDHLQEKDQDYRTLKLYGQEKNLTSSSIARMNMFLHGIEDFQIVRGDTLRNPAFFAADGLKTFDCVIANPPFSLKDWGAENWANDPYGRNIAGVPPNGNGDMAWVQHMIKSMNSTGRMTVVLPHGALFRKGAEGRIRQALLEADLLEAVIGLGSNIFYGTQLAACVMVFKQQKAAAHKGKVLFIDASDQIRTGRAQNFLEPEHVKQIYTWYQEFADVDNYVKVATLEELQENDFNLNIPLYVEKIIEDDLPTVEEALVDLKIAWQASQEAEERFKKILNEFI, from the coding sequence ATGACCCCAACAAAACTAACCCTCTCTCAACTCGAACAGTATCTCGCTAAAGCTGCCTGGATACTCAAGGGCCCAGTCGATGCCTCTGACTTCAAAGTGTACATCTTTCCGCTGCTGTTCTTTAAGCGGATCTCGGATGTGTACGATGAGGAATACCAGCTGGCACTGGAAGAATCAGAAGGAGACGAAGAGTATGCGACCCTGCCTGAGCTTCACCGTTTTGAAATACCGGAAGGCTGCCACTGGAAGGATGTGCGGGAGCAAACCACGAATGTGGGAATGGCCATCCAAAATGCCTTGCGAGGCATTGAGCAGGGCAATCAAGAAAAGCTGTACGGCATCTTTGGCGATGCGCAGTGGAGCAATAAAAACAAACTATCCGACCGGCTGCTGGTAGACCTGGTTGAACACTTCTCCCAGCACAACCTCGCCAATAGTAACGTGGATACCGACATCCTCGGACAAGCCTACGAATACCTGATCAAGCATTTTGCGGACCTTACCAATAAGAAGGCCGGCGAATTCTATACGCCGCGCTCGGTGGTCCATTTGCTGGGACTGATACTTGATCCGCACGAGGGAGAAAGCATTTACGACCCTGCCTGTGGTACCGGCGGGATGTTGCTGGAATGTGTAGACCACTTGCAGGAGAAAGATCAGGATTACCGTACGCTCAAACTTTACGGGCAGGAGAAAAACCTGACCTCTAGCTCCATCGCACGCATGAACATGTTTCTGCACGGCATTGAGGATTTCCAGATTGTGCGGGGAGATACCTTACGCAACCCGGCCTTCTTTGCCGCTGATGGCTTGAAGACGTTTGATTGTGTGATTGCCAACCCGCCCTTCTCCCTCAAGGATTGGGGAGCGGAGAATTGGGCCAACGATCCCTACGGACGCAACATTGCTGGCGTGCCCCCCAATGGCAACGGCGATATGGCCTGGGTGCAGCACATGATCAAATCCATGAACAGTACGGGCCGCATGACGGTGGTACTTCCTCACGGGGCACTGTTCCGCAAAGGGGCCGAAGGGCGTATCCGCCAAGCGTTGCTCGAAGCAGACTTGCTGGAGGCGGTTATCGGACTGGGGTCTAACATTTTCTATGGCACCCAATTGGCGGCTTGTGTAATGGTGTTTAAACAACAGAAGGCCGCAGCGCATAAAGGGAAAGTCCTTTTCATTGATGCCTCCGACCAAATCCGGACGGGACGCGCCCAGAACTTTTTGGAACCCGAGCACGTAAAACAAATCTACACCTGGTACCAGGAGTTTGCCGATGTCGACAACTACGTAAAAGTGGCGACCCTGGAGGAATTGCAGGAAAACGACTTCAATCTAAATATTCCGCTCTACGTAGAAAAGATCATTGAAGATGATCTGCCAACGGTGGAAGAAGCCTTGGTTGATTTGAAAATAGCTTGGCAGGCTAGTCAGGAGGCGGAGGAGCGATTTAAGAAAATATTAAACGAATTTATATAA
- a CDS encoding helix-turn-helix domain-containing protein gives MAKRNTFFRETLTTIPEDTKIFVRRQIELLKRIRYLMEIQHLTQKDLATKMEKRESEISKWLSGGHNLTWKSLAKLEAALGAPIIEIPKVPTPKKEGWRKVGGINHFTVAVQRASEISDEAEFTEAAIEKAPSLNVKNAVA, from the coding sequence ATGGCTAAGAGGAACACATTTTTCCGGGAAACCCTAACGACAATACCAGAAGATACCAAAATCTTTGTTCGTCGCCAGATAGAATTACTAAAGCGCATCAGGTACCTGATGGAAATTCAGCATCTTACCCAAAAAGATCTCGCTACAAAAATGGAGAAACGAGAATCCGAGATTAGCAAGTGGTTAAGTGGCGGACATAATCTCACTTGGAAATCATTAGCAAAACTTGAAGCTGCCTTAGGAGCGCCTATTATAGAAATACCCAAAGTTCCTACTCCTAAAAAGGAAGGATGGCGCAAAGTGGGTGGGATTAATCATTTCACAGTAGCCGTTCAACGTGCATCTGAGATATCAGATGAAGCGGAATTTACTGAAGCTGCGATTGAAAAAGCCCCATCTCTAAATGTCAAAAATGCCGTTGCGTGA